In a single window of the Campylobacter magnus genome:
- a CDS encoding UPF0323 family lipoprotein, whose product MKHIKKFKELASKGALAAIMATGLAGCNSGGGEQANTAVVKQNATVFIEKTDQGYKIADEFPSNETRVFLREKDAEGNMNERLLSQAEIDKLLKEENAKIDAGTSNLTNGNAQMSSGGMSLGEAILASAAGAIIGSWIGSKLFGSPGFNAARQGAYSNPSAYSRSQSSFGGAKTGAASSGAKSGFFGGNKAASAAGSSFGG is encoded by the coding sequence ATGAAACATATCAAAAAATTTAAAGAACTAGCTAGCAAAGGTGCTCTAGCAGCCATCATGGCAACCGGCCTTGCAGGCTGTAATTCTGGCGGAGGCGAGCAAGCAAACACCGCAGTAGTAAAGCAAAACGCCACTGTTTTTATAGAAAAAACAGACCAAGGCTACAAAATCGCAGATGAGTTTCCTAGCAATGAAACCCGTGTGTTTTTGCGTGAAAAGGACGCTGAGGGCAATATGAATGAAAGACTTTTAAGTCAAGCTGAAATCGACAAGCTGCTAAAAGAAGAAAACGCTAAAATTGACGCTGGCACAAGCAATCTTACAAATGGTAATGCCCAAATGAGTAGCGGCGGCATGAGCTTAGGCGAGGCGATACTAGCAAGCGCAGCTGGCGCAATCATAGGTTCGTGGATAGGCTCAAAGCTCTTTGGCAGCCCAGGCTTTAACGCTGCTAGGCAAGGTGCTTACTCAAATCCAAGCGCTTACTCACGCAGCCAAAGTAGCTTTGGTGGCGCAAAAACAGGCGCAGCCAGCAGTGGGGCAAAAAGCGGCTTTTTTGGTGGCAACAAAGCAGCAAGCGCAGCCGGTTCTAGTTTTGGTGGCTGA
- the trxB gene encoding thioredoxin-disulfide reductase → MLDLAIIGGGPAGLAAGLYATRGGIKNVVMFEKGMPGGQITSSSEMENYPGVPQVVDGITFMAPWTEQCTRFGLKIEMENAVRVEKAGSHFVVHFEGGKSVEAKAVIVATGSKPKRAGVKGEDEYFGRGVSTCATCDGFFYKGKEVAVLGGGDTALEEAQYLANICSKVYLIHRRDEFRAAPSTVERAKKCDKIEFVLNAVVDEILGDASGVTGVKVSLKDGSSRQINVPGIFTFVGLNVQNGVLKDDAGNSICELTPGGNVKVNHKMQTSLPGLFAAGDLREDSPKQVVCAASDGAIAALSVIDYLREHA, encoded by the coding sequence ATGCTAGATTTAGCAATTATTGGTGGTGGTCCTGCTGGGCTTGCAGCTGGATTATACGCAACTCGTGGTGGCATAAAAAATGTAGTTATGTTTGAAAAAGGTATGCCAGGCGGACAAATCACATCAAGTTCTGAGATGGAAAACTATCCAGGCGTGCCTCAAGTAGTAGATGGCATCACCTTCATGGCTCCATGGACTGAGCAATGCACTCGCTTTGGTCTAAAAATCGAGATGGAAAACGCAGTTCGTGTAGAAAAAGCTGGCTCTCATTTTGTAGTTCACTTTGAAGGTGGCAAAAGTGTAGAGGCAAAAGCTGTAATTGTAGCCACAGGCTCAAAACCAAAAAGAGCTGGCGTAAAAGGCGAGGATGAGTATTTTGGTCGTGGAGTTAGCACTTGTGCTACTTGCGATGGCTTTTTTTACAAAGGCAAAGAAGTAGCAGTTCTTGGCGGTGGCGATACAGCACTTGAAGAGGCTCAGTATCTTGCAAACATCTGCTCAAAAGTATATCTAATACACAGAAGAGATGAGTTTAGAGCAGCTCCAAGCACAGTAGAGCGTGCTAAAAAATGCGATAAAATCGAGTTTGTGCTAAATGCTGTCGTGGATGAAATCCTAGGCGATGCTAGCGGTGTAACTGGCGTAAAAGTTAGCCTAAAAGATGGTAGCTCTCGCCAAATCAATGTGCCTGGAATTTTTACCTTCGTTGGTCTAAATGTTCAAAACGGAGTGCTAAAAGATGATGCTGGCAATAGTATCTGCGAGCTTACACCAGGCGGCAATGTAAAAGTAAATCACAAAATGCAAACAAGCTTGCCAGGTCTTTTTGCAGCAGGCGACTTGCGTGAGGACTCACCAAAACAAGTAGTTTGTGCAGCTAGTGATGGTGCTATTGCAGCGCTTAGTGTGATTGATTATCTACGCGAACACGCTTAA
- the trxA gene encoding thioredoxin, with product MGKYIEIADKAQFDSLVAEGVTFVDFWAPWCGPCRMLAPIIDELAAEYEGKAKICKVNTDEVQDLAVEFGVRSIPTMLFFKNGEVKETLIGAQSKVAISDKINSLL from the coding sequence ATGGGAAAATACATTGAAATTGCTGACAAAGCACAATTTGATAGTCTAGTAGCTGAGGGCGTTACTTTTGTAGACTTTTGGGCTCCATGGTGCGGACCATGCCGTATGCTTGCCCCTATCATTGACGAGCTAGCTGCTGAGTATGAGGGCAAAGCTAAAATTTGTAAAGTAAATACTGATGAGGTTCAAGACCTTGCAGTTGAGTTTGGCGTTCGTTCTATACCAACTATGTTATTTTTCAAAAATGGCGAAGTAAAAGAAACTCTAATTGGCGCACAAAGCAAAGTAGCAATCAGCGACAAAATCAACTCTCTACTTTAA
- a CDS encoding YraN family protein yields the protein MATKNYNFGFEAEDRACEYLQSLGYNIIERNFHSKFGEIDIIAKRADMLHFIEVKATNTANSAIYRITPAKMTKILRTIEFYFLRKGIMCAYEIDALCIDKDKVELIKNITL from the coding sequence ATAGCTACAAAAAATTATAATTTTGGCTTTGAGGCTGAGGATAGAGCGTGCGAGTACTTGCAGAGCTTGGGCTACAATATAATTGAGCGAAATTTTCATAGTAAATTTGGCGAGATTGATATCATCGCCAAAAGAGCTGATATGCTACATTTTATAGAGGTCAAAGCCACAAATACCGCAAACTCAGCTATTTATCGCATCACACCTGCTAAGATGACAAAGATTTTGCGAACGATAGAGTTTTATTTTTTGCGCAAAGGAATTATGTGTGCTTATGAAATAGACGCACTTTGTATAGACAAAGACAAAGTGGAGTTAATAAAAAATATTACTTTATAA
- a CDS encoding homoserine dehydrogenase, whose amino-acid sequence MKIAILGVGTVGSGVLEVLEQNASIIAARAGESITPVAALVRDKSKAKENVKHLKVYDDFDELIENDEIDVFVELIGGVDLPYKMIKKLLSKGKAVVTANKALLAYHRSELESLAGEIPFGFEASVAGGIPIIKALREGLAANHINSITGILNGTCNYILTNMMNKGLAFDEVLKTAQELGYAEADPTFDVGGFDAAHKLLILASIAYKLDAKPDDILIEGISDISAEDIYFASEFGYTIKLLAVAKRNENNLELRVHPALLSKDKMIAKVDGVMNAISVVGDQVGESLYYGAGAGSRATASAVISDLIDIARKIKTPMLGYKDKGLDSGLKLLKSDEISSKFYLRLKVRDELGVIAKITNIMSANGVSIDSFLQKPNSNGGDATIYFTTHTCKSAQMKALIDAIRTLNFVVGEPFVIRIEK is encoded by the coding sequence ATGAAAATAGCGATTTTAGGCGTTGGCACTGTTGGCAGTGGTGTTTTAGAAGTTTTAGAGCAAAATGCTAGCATTATAGCAGCTAGGGCTGGCGAGAGTATAACGCCTGTGGCTGCCTTGGTGCGTGATAAAAGCAAGGCAAAAGAAAATGTAAAGCATTTAAAAGTCTACGATGACTTTGATGAGCTTATAGAAAATGATGAAATAGATGTATTTGTAGAGCTTATCGGTGGTGTAGATTTACCTTATAAGATGATAAAAAAACTTCTTAGCAAGGGTAAGGCAGTAGTAACTGCAAATAAAGCACTTCTAGCCTATCATAGAAGCGAGCTTGAAAGCCTTGCTGGTGAGATACCTTTTGGCTTTGAGGCAAGTGTAGCAGGTGGAATTCCTATCATAAAAGCCCTGCGCGAAGGCCTTGCTGCAAATCACATAAATAGCATAACTGGAATTCTAAATGGCACTTGTAATTATATACTTACAAATATGATGAATAAAGGCCTAGCCTTTGATGAAGTACTAAAAACTGCCCAAGAGCTAGGATATGCTGAGGCTGATCCTACCTTTGATGTAGGTGGCTTTGATGCGGCGCACAAACTGCTTATTTTAGCAAGCATTGCTTACAAGCTTGATGCTAAGCCAGATGATATTTTGATTGAGGGTATTAGCGATATTAGTGCTGAGGATATTTATTTTGCTAGTGAGTTTGGCTACACAATAAAGCTACTTGCTGTGGCAAAAAGAAATGAAAATAACTTAGAGCTTAGAGTTCATCCAGCGCTTCTTAGCAAGGATAAAATGATAGCTAAGGTTGATGGCGTGATGAATGCTATTAGCGTAGTTGGCGATCAGGTAGGCGAGAGCCTATACTATGGCGCTGGTGCTGGCAGCAGAGCAACTGCTAGTGCTGTGATAAGCGATCTAATAGACATCGCTCGCAAAATCAAAACCCCTATGCTAGGATATAAAGATAAAGGCCTAGATAGCGGTCTAAAACTGCTAAAAAGTGATGAAATATCAAGTAAGTTTTATTTGCGTCTAAAAGTGCGTGATGAGCTTGGCGTAATTGCCAAAATCACAAATATAATGAGCGCAAATGGCGTCTCAATCGATAGCTTTTTGCAAAAACCAAATAGCAACGGAGGCGATGCTACGATATATTTTACAACCCACACTTGTAAAAGTGCTCAAATGAAGGCTCTTATAGATGCTATAAGAACTCTAAATTTTGTAGTGGGTGAGCCTTTTGTAATAAGGATAGAAAAATAG
- a CDS encoding LL-diaminopimelate aminotransferase, with protein MFDEIRFNTIDRLPNYGFAEVNAIKMAARRNGADIIDFSMGNPDGRTPQHIIDKLCESAQKDKTQGYSVSIGIYKLRLAICNWYKRKYGVELDPESEACATIGSKEGFVHMVTAITNPGDVAVVPDPAYPIHTQAFLIAGGNVAKMPLPYNHENFELDENEFFAQLENVINETMPRPKYVVVNFPHNPTTVVCHKSFYERLVAMAKKERFYIISDIAYAELGFDGYKSPSIFEVEGAKDVAVECYTLSKSYNMAGWRVGFVCGNRKLVGALKKIKSWFDYGMFTPIQVAATVALDGPQNCVEEIRKNYEHRRDVLCDAFAQAGWEVAKPQASMFVWGKLPSCVGAMDSKEFSKLLLTKANVAVSPGLGFGAQGANYVRIALIENDNRIHQAARNIKKFLKEF; from the coding sequence ATGTTTGATGAAATCAGATTTAACACTATTGACCGCTTACCAAATTATGGTTTTGCCGAAGTTAATGCTATCAAAATGGCAGCACGCAGAAATGGCGCTGATATAATAGACTTTTCTATGGGAAACCCTGATGGCAGAACGCCGCAGCACATCATAGACAAGCTTTGTGAAAGCGCACAGAAGGACAAAACACAAGGATATAGCGTAAGTATAGGTATATACAAACTTCGCCTTGCTATTTGTAACTGGTATAAGCGCAAATACGGCGTGGAACTTGACCCTGAGAGCGAGGCTTGTGCTACAATAGGCTCAAAAGAGGGCTTTGTTCATATGGTTACAGCTATCACAAACCCAGGCGATGTAGCCGTGGTGCCTGATCCTGCGTATCCTATTCACACGCAAGCATTTCTTATAGCTGGTGGAAATGTAGCAAAAATGCCTTTGCCTTATAACCACGAAAACTTTGAGCTTGATGAAAATGAGTTTTTTGCACAATTAGAAAATGTGATAAATGAGACTATGCCACGCCCAAAATATGTAGTAGTAAATTTCCCGCATAACCCAACTACCGTAGTTTGCCATAAAAGCTTTTATGAACGCCTTGTAGCAATGGCAAAAAAAGAGCGTTTTTATATCATTAGCGATATTGCTTATGCTGAGCTTGGCTTTGATGGATATAAAAGCCCAAGTATCTTTGAAGTAGAAGGCGCAAAAGATGTAGCTGTGGAGTGCTACACACTATCAAAAAGCTATAATATGGCTGGCTGGCGTGTGGGCTTTGTGTGTGGAAACCGCAAGCTAGTAGGCGCACTTAAAAAGATCAAATCTTGGTTTGATTATGGTATGTTTACGCCTATTCAAGTAGCAGCCACAGTAGCACTTGATGGCCCACAAAACTGCGTAGAAGAGATACGCAAAAACTACGAGCATCGCCGTGATGTGCTTTGTGATGCATTTGCGCAGGCTGGCTGGGAAGTGGCAAAACCACAAGCTAGTATGTTTGTATGGGGCAAACTACCTAGCTGCGTGGGGGCAATGGACTCAAAAGAGTTTTCAAAACTTCTGCTAACAAAGGCAAATGTAGCTGTTAGCCCTGGTCTTGGCTTTGGTGCGCAGGGGGCTAATTATGTCCGCATAGCGTTAATAGAAAATGATAACCGCATACATCAAGCCGCTCGCAATATCAAAAAATTTCTTAAAGAATTCTAG
- a CDS encoding helix-turn-helix domain-containing protein — protein sequence MANEIAKLLDFDIKEVQRQTKIPLEYLEAIYAKNYDILKDTNLKAYLRILSREFNIDLDGYLEDFENYCSENSSDDSKIQVNPKLTGYVAKESKSSFGWLVLVLILLGVGVWGFKFIKDLDFNWSDLKPDFGSKSEVNVSEENIAIIKPNADVIENIVVDEVLDQNTSKEEILVVDENATTEQNLAEEQIKEQKEEVQVKEATANVIKIIPATKVWIGIKNLNDMSKRSLSTSEAYELNATGNRLILTGNGMLDLVNGDNNKSYRTRDALRFHIHDGIIEEIDYAKYVELNKGKTW from the coding sequence ATGGCTAATGAAATAGCAAAACTTTTGGATTTTGACATTAAAGAAGTTCAGCGTCAAACAAAAATTCCACTTGAGTACTTAGAAGCCATATATGCTAAGAACTACGACATCCTAAAAGATACAAATCTTAAAGCTTATTTGAGAATTCTAAGTCGTGAGTTTAATATTGATTTAGACGGATATTTGGAGGATTTTGAGAATTACTGCTCTGAGAATTCTAGTGATGATAGTAAAATCCAAGTAAATCCAAAACTCACAGGCTATGTAGCAAAAGAAAGCAAAAGCTCGTTTGGTTGGCTAGTTTTGGTCTTAATCTTGCTAGGCGTTGGCGTCTGGGGCTTTAAGTTTATAAAGGATTTAGATTTTAATTGGAGTGATTTAAAACCTGATTTTGGCTCTAAGAGTGAAGTAAATGTAAGCGAAGAAAATATAGCTATAATCAAACCAAATGCTGATGTGATAGAAAATATCGTAGTAGATGAGGTGCTAGATCAAAACACTAGTAAAGAAGAAATTCTAGTAGTTGATGAAAATGCTACTACAGAACAAAATCTAGCAGAAGAGCAAATAAAAGAACAAAAAGAAGAAGTGCAAGTAAAAGAGGCCACTGCTAATGTAATAAAAATCATCCCAGCAACAAAAGTGTGGATAGGAATAAAAAATCTAAACGATATGAGCAAACGCTCGCTTAGCACTAGTGAGGCTTACGAGCTAAATGCAACTGGAAATCGCCTGATTCTTACTGGAAACGGCATGCTAGATCTAGTAAATGGTGATAACAATAAAAGCTACCGCACCCGTGATGCTCTAAGATTTCATATCCACGATGGGATAATTGAGGAAATTGATTATGCAAAATATGTAGAGCTAAATAAGGGCAAAACATGGTAA
- the rlmB gene encoding 23S rRNA (guanosine(2251)-2'-O)-methyltransferase RlmB, which yields MIIFGKQLFLHILDKHSQKFRAIYLSKELDKTLFARIAKLGLKIQKIDERKAQSLARGGNHQGFIAEVDEFSFTPFASLKNTSSIVFLCGISDVGNIGSIVRSSLALGADALIIANRQGLSEQGISGMLRTSSGAGYELDICVVNDDLSALNELKQAGFTLLGADASGQDVRALAPKPEKFVLLMGAEDKGIGKKAMAKCDKIVAIKMKNNWDSLNVGVATAILFDRIKNG from the coding sequence ATGATTATTTTTGGCAAACAGTTATTTTTACATATTTTGGATAAGCATAGTCAAAAGTTTAGAGCGATTTATCTAAGCAAAGAGCTTGATAAAACGCTATTTGCGCGTATTGCTAAGCTTGGTCTTAAAATCCAAAAAATAGATGAGCGCAAAGCCCAAAGTCTAGCAAGAGGTGGCAATCATCAAGGCTTTATAGCCGAGGTTGATGAGTTTAGTTTCACGCCCTTTGCTAGTTTGAAAAATACTAGTAGCATAGTGTTTTTATGCGGTATTAGCGATGTGGGAAATATCGGTTCTATCGTGCGAAGCTCTTTGGCACTAGGAGCCGATGCTCTAATCATCGCAAACCGCCAAGGACTAAGCGAACAGGGGATTTCTGGCATGCTTAGAACTAGCAGTGGGGCTGGCTATGAGCTTGATATTTGTGTGGTAAATGATGATTTAAGCGCATTAAATGAGCTAAAGCAGGCTGGATTTACCTTGCTTGGAGCTGATGCTAGTGGGCAAGATGTGCGCGCTTTAGCGCCAAAGCCTGAGAAATTCGTTCTTTTAATGGGAGCAGAAGATAAAGGCATAGGTAAAAAAGCTATGGCAAAATGTGATAAAATAGTCGCAATAAAAATGAAAAATAACTGGGATAGCCTAAATGTAGGTGTCGCAACAGCAATATTATTTGATAGGATAAAAAATGGCTAA
- the rsmI gene encoding 16S rRNA (cytidine(1402)-2'-O)-methyltransferase, whose product MLYFLPTPIGNLGDISARCLDILEAGEIIICEDTRVGKSLLNLLNISLKNKEFYCLNSHNFDTFIANFDEQNFNEKCCIYMSDAGMPCISDPGTELVDFAQNSRIPYEVLPGANALLLAVAASALVSKEFSFLGFLPNTGHQRQVELERALNSRIPTVIYESPKRILDLIEKIAGLEAERKIFAIKEATKKFEAKFFGTAKEVAAALKNANLNGEWALVISAKASPSGVGISRDDILELDIAPKIKAKLLAKLTGQNAKKIYENLTK is encoded by the coding sequence TTGCTATACTTTTTGCCGACGCCTATTGGCAATTTAGGCGATATCTCAGCTAGATGTCTGGACATCTTAGAGGCTGGTGAAATCATCATTTGCGAGGATACTCGTGTCGGCAAATCACTACTTAATCTACTAAATATTTCTTTAAAAAACAAAGAGTTTTACTGCCTAAACTCTCATAATTTTGATACTTTTATTGCTAATTTTGATGAGCAAAATTTTAATGAGAAATGCTGTATTTACATGAGCGATGCTGGTATGCCTTGTATAAGCGATCCTGGTACAGAGCTAGTAGATTTTGCGCAAAATTCTAGAATTCCTTATGAGGTTTTGCCTGGGGCAAATGCACTTTTGCTAGCAGTAGCAGCTAGCGCTCTTGTGAGCAAAGAGTTTAGCTTTTTGGGCTTTTTGCCAAATACTGGTCATCAAAGGCAAGTAGAGCTTGAAAGAGCATTAAATTCCAGAATTCCTACTGTGATTTACGAAAGCCCAAAGAGAATTCTAGATTTAATAGAAAAAATAGCAGGGCTTGAGGCAGAGCGAAAAATCTTTGCGATCAAAGAAGCTACAAAAAAGTTTGAAGCTAAGTTTTTTGGCACAGCAAAAGAAGTAGCAGCTGCCCTAAAAAACGCAAATCTAAATGGTGAGTGGGCACTAGTAATCTCAGCCAAAGCTAGTCCAAGTGGCGTAGGTATCAGCAGGGATGATATCTTAGAGCTTGACATCGCTCCAAAAATTAAAGCAAAACTTCTTGCTAAGCTCACTGGGCAAAACGCAAAAAAAATTTACGAAAATCTTACAAAATAA
- the rpmE gene encoding 50S ribosomal protein L31, translated as MKKDIHPEYVECNVTCACGNTFKTRSNKAEIRVDICSACHPFFTGSEKIVDSAGRVDKFKKKYGLQ; from the coding sequence ATGAAAAAAGACATACATCCAGAATATGTTGAATGCAATGTTACTTGCGCTTGTGGCAATACTTTTAAAACCCGCTCAAACAAAGCAGAAATCCGTGTAGATATCTGCTCTGCTTGCCACCCGTTCTTTACTGGTAGCGAGAAAATCGTTGATAGCGCAGGTCGTGTGGATAAATTCAAGAAAAAATACGGCTTACAATAA
- the tolB gene encoding Tol-Pal system protein TolB: MKKILVLLVFITSIFAADATIEVVNRGLVLPRILIQDATTNFASSDVKERFSRMIAGDLTVGSAFEVIEGIEKTTYDAPLGAEIAAKNPAFVLRYELAGGSGETMLKVKLIDTKDSSVRFEANYSQNDLKRWPFLSHRAIADIARNLELSPIEWMDKSIVISQYTKPGEARIIIADYTLTYQNVVLSGGLNIFPKWANVEQSAFYYTTHKKGKPTLYKYDLATRQKSRITSSGGMVVASDVSKDGSKLLLTMAPADQSDIFLYDLNTRSAKRITSYSGIDVNGNFVDNDSRVVFVSDRMGNPNIFATSINGGGVEQLVYHGKNNSSVSTWENYVVYSSRESGAEYSQRTFNLYLISTKSDYIRQLTATGVNTFPRFSSDGGSIVYIKDAGSQSAVGIIRVNENKSFSFPLNLGKLQSIDW, translated from the coding sequence ATGAAAAAAATCCTAGTTTTGCTAGTTTTTATAACTAGCATTTTTGCAGCAGATGCAACTATTGAGGTCGTAAATCGTGGTCTAGTTCTGCCTAGAATTCTTATCCAAGACGCCACTACAAACTTTGCTAGTAGTGATGTAAAAGAGCGTTTTTCACGCATGATAGCAGGCGATTTGACAGTAGGTTCTGCTTTTGAGGTGATTGAGGGAATTGAGAAGACAACATACGATGCTCCACTAGGTGCTGAAATAGCTGCTAAAAATCCAGCTTTTGTGCTTCGCTATGAACTAGCTGGCGGTAGTGGCGAGACTATGCTAAAAGTAAAGCTAATTGACACTAAAGATAGCAGTGTAAGATTTGAGGCAAATTATTCTCAAAACGACCTTAAACGCTGGCCTTTTCTATCTCACAGAGCAATCGCTGATATAGCTAGAAATCTTGAGCTCTCACCTATTGAGTGGATGGATAAAAGCATTGTTATTTCGCAGTATACAAAGCCAGGCGAGGCTCGCATAATAATTGCTGATTATACCCTTACTTATCAAAATGTAGTGCTAAGCGGTGGGCTAAATATTTTCCCAAAATGGGCAAATGTAGAACAAAGTGCCTTTTACTACACTACACATAAAAAAGGCAAGCCAACGCTATATAAATACGACCTTGCGACAAGGCAAAAATCACGCATCACAAGCAGTGGTGGCATGGTAGTAGCAAGCGATGTTAGCAAAGATGGCTCAAAGCTACTTCTTACAATGGCTCCAGCTGATCAAAGTGATATTTTTCTCTACGACCTAAACACTCGCTCAGCCAAGCGTATCACAAGCTATTCTGGCATTGATGTAAATGGAAATTTCGTAGATAATGATAGCAGAGTGGTTTTTGTAAGCGATAGAATGGGCAATCCAAATATCTTTGCAACTAGTATAAATGGTGGCGGAGTCGAACAGCTAGTATACCACGGCAAAAACAACAGCTCAGTTTCTACTTGGGAAAATTATGTAGTCTACTCTAGCCGTGAGAGTGGTGCAGAGTATAGCCAGCGCACATTTAACCTGTACTTAATCTCTACAAAGAGTGATTATATCCGTCAGCTTACAGCAACTGGGGTAAATACCTTTCCGCGCTTTTCTAGTGATGGCGGCAGCATCGTGTATATCAAAGACGCAGGCAGCCAGAGTGCTGTGGGAATAATCCGTGTAAATGAGAATAAAAGCTTTAGCTTCCCATTAAATCTAGGTAAGCTTCAATCAATTGATTGGTAG
- a CDS encoding TonB C-terminal domain-containing protein yields MKQRKIGENFPTFNAFIISLAIYIALLGFIVHKAGTATQIAEKYTDTPDAFMDVMIVTEERADVVTAPKVEKPEPKPIEPEPPKPEPDKIEPIEEQITTNKAVETPKEPEPQPAPPEPEPVDMGALFNDIKVPPKPPAKPKATQSNKKSAKENKSAEQKAMDALNALQTSDKVAAPKAGLTGTFDEFRGAITRIIAQRWQKYLASSNDSVEVEMTFSADGKLLRYNFISRSYDPEFQSKARDLLEGLKSVKFPATPSGERESFKIKLSDQIEFEME; encoded by the coding sequence ATGAAACAGCGCAAAATCGGTGAAAATTTTCCTACATTTAACGCCTTTATTATTTCTCTTGCTATTTATATAGCACTCTTGGGCTTTATAGTGCATAAAGCAGGCACGGCTACGCAAATAGCAGAGAAATACACAGACACGCCTGATGCTTTTATGGATGTTATGATAGTAACAGAAGAAAGAGCAGATGTTGTCACTGCTCCAAAGGTAGAAAAACCAGAACCAAAGCCCATAGAACCTGAGCCGCCAAAACCTGAGCCTGACAAAATAGAGCCAATAGAAGAGCAAATCACTACAAATAAAGCCGTAGAAACGCCAAAAGAGCCTGAGCCACAGCCTGCGCCACCTGAGCCAGAACCAGTGGATATGGGAGCGTTATTTAATGATATAAAAGTGCCACCAAAGCCACCAGCTAAACCAAAAGCTACTCAAAGCAATAAAAAAAGTGCTAAAGAAAATAAAAGCGCTGAGCAAAAAGCAATGGATGCTCTAAATGCCTTGCAAACTAGCGATAAAGTAGCTGCGCCAAAAGCAGGGCTAACTGGCACTTTTGATGAATTTAGAGGAGCTATCACGCGCATTATAGCCCAGCGCTGGCAAAAGTATCTAGCTAGTTCAAACGATAGCGTAGAAGTTGAGATGACTTTTAGCGCAGATGGCAAACTTTTAAGGTATAATTTCATCTCTCGTTCATACGACCCTGAGTTTCAAAGCAAGGCTAGAGATTTGCTTGAAGGGCTAAAAAGCGTGAAATTCCCAGCTACACCAAGTGGCGAGCGTGAGAGTTTTAAAATAAAATTAAGTGATCAAATTGAATTTGAAATGGAGTAA
- a CDS encoding ExbD/TolR family protein gives MINYDENPELNITPLVDIMLVLLAILMVAMPALIYEEKIIVPQGTQSKSKPMDRKALTIRITLDRKVYIDKDMFELSALADRLVLLQSQYSTDSQVYLKADEGLRYADVMSVLRSLKLARYNNVALETR, from the coding sequence ATGATAAACTACGACGAAAATCCAGAATTAAATATCACCCCTTTGGTGGATATTATGCTAGTGTTGTTGGCGATTCTTATGGTCGCCATGCCGGCACTTATTTATGAAGAAAAAATCATAGTCCCACAAGGCACACAAAGCAAATCAAAGCCTATGGATAGAAAAGCTTTAACTATCCGCATTACTTTAGATAGAAAAGTTTATATTGATAAAGACATGTTTGAGCTAAGTGCGCTTGCTGACCGTCTTGTGCTACTTCAAAGTCAGTATAGCACAGACTCTCAAGTCTACCTAAAAGCAGATGAGGGGCTAAGATACGCAGATGTTATGAGTGTGCTTCGCTCATTAAAGCTTGCTCGATATAACAATGTCGCATTAGAGACACGATGA
- a CDS encoding MotA/TolQ/ExbB proton channel family protein gives MWNAIATFLTNSSAITIIVIAWLSVYFILSFTILLSRYLALGVWRAKEQSALESILIGGKIENTSSVLKKCSNSVNKEKLDVYIGLAESRSTSGLTLLAIVASTSPFIGLFGTVVGILETFADLGDGTGGINAIARSISEALVATGCGIFVAIPAYSFNLLIKRKAYEILSLIKREASVLLSNK, from the coding sequence ATGTGGAATGCTATAGCCACTTTTCTTACAAATAGCTCGGCTATTACTATTATAGTGATAGCTTGGCTATCTGTTTATTTTATTTTGAGTTTTACTATTTTGCTTTCACGCTATTTAGCACTTGGTGTTTGGAGAGCAAAGGAACAATCAGCTTTAGAGAGTATTTTGATTGGTGGCAAGATAGAAAACACAAGTTCAGTGCTAAAAAAATGCAGTAATAGCGTAAATAAAGAAAAACTAGATGTTTACATCGGCTTAGCTGAGAGTAGATCTACTAGTGGGCTTACATTGCTTGCTATAGTAGCTTCTACTTCGCCTTTTATAGGGCTTTTTGGTACTGTGGTGGGAATTCTAGAAACCTTTGCTGACTTAGGCGATGGAACAGGTGGTATAAATGCTATTGCTCGTTCTATCTCAGAAGCTTTGGTGGCTACTGGATGCGGTATTTTTGTAGCGATTCCAGCTTATAGCTTCAATCTTTTGATTAAACGCAAAGCCTATGAAATTTTAAGTCTAATAAAGCGTGAAGCTAGCGTACTTTTAAGTAACAAATGA